One genomic window of Arachis hypogaea cultivar Tifrunner chromosome 8, arahy.Tifrunner.gnm2.J5K5, whole genome shotgun sequence includes the following:
- the LOC112705370 gene encoding uncharacterized protein encodes MGATPFHRSILEVRLSKHFDKPMDMRYDGTQDPLEHLTAFEARMNLEGVGDEVKCRAFPVTLAGPAIRWFNGLPQGSIYGFSDISRAFLTQFTIRIVKAKHPINLLGITQRPGELTRKYLDRFNDECLEIDGLTDSVASLCLTNGLLNEDF; translated from the coding sequence ATGGGCGCCACTCCGTTCCATCGATCCATCCTCGAGGTCCGGTTGTCGAAGCACTTCGACAAACCAatggacatgaggtacgatggaacCCAAGACCCTCTGGAACACCTCACGGCCTTCGAGGCTAGAATGAATCTGGAGGGAGTAGGAGACGAGGTGAAGTGCCGGGCCTTCCCGGTCACGCTGGCAGGACCTGCGATCCGATGGTTTAATGGCCTCCCGCAGGGATCCATCTATGGGTTTTCGGACATCAGCCGTGCCTTCTTAACTCAATTCACAATACGAATAGTAAAGGCAAAGCACCCGATCAACCTGCTTGGGATAACCCAAAGGCCTGGGGAGCTGACCAGAAAATACTTGGAccggttcaacgacgaatgcttagAAATTGATGGCTTAACTGACTCAGTAGCCAGCCTCTGTCTGACGAACGGCCTCCTCAATGAGGACTTCTGA